GGTCTTCTAGGGTCGCTTTTTCAAGCTCTAGACCAATCTCTTCAGCAATAACAGTACCGCCCGTTAGGATAGCGATATCTTGTAGCATTGCTTTACGACGGTCGCCAAAACCAGGGGCTTTAACAGCAGCGACTTTAACGATGCCGCGCATGTTGTTCACAACCAAAGTTGCTAGTGCTTCGCCTTCAACGTCTTCTGCAACGATAAGCAGTGGCTTACCTGTTTTAGCTAGACCTTCAAGGATAGGTAGCAATTCACGGATGTTTGATACTTTCTTATCAACCAACAAGATGAATGGAGTTTCTAGTTCAACACTGCCCATCTCTGGCTTGTTGATGAAATAAGGGGACAGGTAACCACGGTCAAACTGCATACCTTCAACAACGTCTAGTTCGTTCTCTAGTGCTTGACCCTCTTCTACAGTGATAACGCCTTCTTTACCAACGCGCTCCATCGCTGTTGCGATGATTTCACCGATAGTCTCATCAGAGTTAGCTGAGATAGTACCTACTTGAGCGATAGCTGTAGTGTCACTACACTCTTGAGAAAGGTTCTTTAGCTCAGCAACTGCAGCGATAACTGCTTTGTCGATACCGCGCTTAAGATCCATCGGGTTCATGCCAGCTGCAACGGCTTTTAGACCTTCAGTCACGATAGATTGTGCAAGAACAGTTGCGGTAGTTGTACCGTCACCTGCGGCGTCATTGGCTTTAGAAGCAACTTCTTTAACCATTTGAGCGCCCATGTTCTCGAACTTGTCAGTCAGTTCAATCTCTCTCGCTACTGAAACACCATCTTTAGTGATTAGCGGTGCGCCAAAGCTTTTGTCTAATACAACGTTACGACCTTTTGGGCCTAGAGTAACTTTAACTGCGTTTGCAAGAATGTTAACGCCGGCAAGCATTTTTACGCGTGCGTCATTTCCAAATAATACTTCTTTAGCTGACATGTTTATTATCCTTTAAATTCTTTTAGGTCCGATGATGTGGCGGATGCCTGTTGTCATCGGTGATCATGGTCGGTATATGACCAGCGTAGGATTTAGCCTACTACTGCCATTAAGTCTGATTCAGATAGGATCAGTACTTCTTCACCATCAATCTTTTCTTTCTTCACGCCGTAACCTTCGTTGAAGATCACGATGTCGCCAACTTTAACGTCTAGCGCCATTACGCTACCGTTTTCAAGAATGCGTCCATTGCCTACAGCCAATACTTCACCGCGAGTAGATTGCTCAGCAGCACTACCAGTAAGTACGATGCCACCAGCTGACTTTGATTCAACTTCTGAACGTTTAACAATGACACGATCATGTAATGGGCGAATATTCATCGATGGATGCTCCTATTATTTTTGTCGCCAACGCTTATGTTGACTATTAAAGATAGTAACGACTTTGGCTGACTTCACCTTGGTGAACGCTAAAATGCCGCTTGATGTACGAGATATGGGGGTAAAGGTCGTCAGTTCCAAGTCCCATTTACAAAATATTTCCGTTTTTTTTAACTCTACTTTATAAAAATTGCGGCAAGCCTGATAGAATTCGCCGTCCGAACACAGACTAGGCAAGACTTCCCTATGAAAGACAGACACGGGCTGTTAACACAGCCAATTGGTCGTGTACTGCTAAATATGAGCCTCCCCAACCTGATTGGTATTCTAACCATTCTCGGGTTCAGTCTGGTGGACACTTTTTTTATCAGCCAATTAGGCACCGAATCGTTAGCGGCAATCAGCTTTACCTTTCCTGTGACGCTCATTATCTCCAGTATCGCTATCGGCATTGGCGCCGGAGTGTCCACTAACTTAGGTCGTTTAATTGGCGGTGGTCATGCCGATAAAGCCAAGGTATTTTTACATGACGCTCTACTGTTAACCTTCTGTATAACCGCGTTTATCTCACTGCTTGGTAGCTTGTGCATTAACCCGCTATTTAGCTTACTCGGCGCTAACCAAAGTAGCTTGCCGCTGATCCATGACTATATGTTCACCTGGTATCTCGGTGCACCGCTGTTGGTGCTGTTGATGGTGGGTAACCAGGGGCTACGCGCCACGGGGGACACCCACTCACCTGCTAAGATCATGATGTTGGCGGCGCTGATAAACCTGATTTTGGATCCACTGCTTATCTTTGGTATTGGGCCCTTTCCACGTTTGGAGATCCAAGGGGCGGCAATTGCCAGCGTGATCTCTTGGATAGTAGCGTTATCACTGTCGACCCATCTGCTGATTTTTAAGCGCCACTTAGTCGAATTTGCTGAGTTTAATCTCGCCAGAATCAAGTGTAACTGGCGGCAGTTGGCGCATATTGCCCAACCAGCCACCTTAATGAATCTTTTAAACCCTGTGGCAAATGCGATGATAATGGCGATGCTGGCGCGCATCGACCATAGCGCGGTTGCCGCCTTTGGCGCGGGCACGCGTTTAGAGTCGGTGATGTTGATTGTGGTGATGGCATTGTCATCCAGCCTTGTGCCGTTTGTGGCACAGAACTTGGGCGCAGGACAAACGGCTCGCGCCCGAGATGCGTTGCTACTATCACTTAAATTTGTATTGATTTTTCAAACGCTACTGTACCTACCGCTACTCTTTTTAGCCGAGCCTTTAGCACTGCTATTTAGTAGCGATCCATTGGTGGTTGAGTGGTTAAGTTTTTATATTCTGGTGTTACCTGCGGCATATGGACCGTTAGGCATTGTTATTTTGGTAGCTACCTCACTAAACGCCTATCATCGCCCGATGAGCTCGCTTACCTTAAATGTCTGTCGACTATTTTTGATTATGTTGCCACTGGCGGCATTGGGTTCATACTTGGGCGGTGTAAAAGGCTTGCTGCTGGCACTGCCTGTCACCAATGCATTAATGGGGCTGGCTTGCTATATTCTGGCGCGGCGCATTTCTGAACCCGAGCACGCCCCTATCGCACACTAAAGGATTGACCATGCAAGCATCGAAACAGATTTTTACCAATGAAGATTTTAGCGAGCAAGATCTGCAAGATGCCCAGTTTGAGCATTGTGAATTCCACCACTGCAGTTTTAACCATGCAGACTTAACCGATGCCAGCTTCAGCCATTGTAAGTTTGTAGTGCAAGGTGAAGATGAGGGCTGCGACTTTAGTTATGCAACGTTAGTCAGTGCCAGTTTTAAGCACTGTAATTTGAGCATGAGTTTGTTTAAAGGCGCCCGCTGTTACGGTATTGAGATGCGCGAGTGTAATCTGCAAGGTTGTGACTTTAGCCGTGCCAGTTTTGCCAATTATATTACCGCTAAAAGCTATTTCTGCTCAGCTTACATTACCGCCTGTAATCTAGCCTATGCCGACTTGCATAGCGCACTGCTTGAAGAGTGTGAACTGTTCGATAATCGCTGGCGCGGCGCCAATCTTATAGGCGCCTCAATGAAGGGCAGCGATTTAAGTGGCGGCGAGTTTTCGTCAGAGCAATGGGGCGCTTTTGAGCTTAAAGGCTGTAATCTTACCCGCATTGAATTTGAAGGATTAGATCTGCGTAGAGTGCCGCTTGAAGGCGTCATCATCAATCAGTGGCAACAGGAGCAATTGCTGGCGCCACTAGGGGTAATTATAACGGCAGACTAGTTGCCATCTGCTTACCCCCAAACAGCTATTTGTGGCTAGGTTCAATTAAGTCATTGACTTAATTGAACCTCTCACTCTAACTTCACGATCGCAATCGCCATTTTTGATACAATCTTCCATTACTTTCATCATAAAGTCGATGAAGCGCTGGCTGGCTAGGCTAATGAAGCGTCTCGATGGGTAAACCAAAAAACACTTGCCCTCATAAGGCTCTACGTCTTCAAATAACATCCTAAGTTTACCGCTGTCGACATACTCTTGGGCAAAGGCCAGTGGCATCATCGAGATCCCCCTTCCCATCAAGGTTGCCTCTAAACAGGTATCAAGGCTATTGACACAGAGATTACCTTTTACCGATAAAGTCCTGTCATTGCCAAAAGGTACTTCATTGAAAATCCTGCCGTTAGGGTAGCGAAACAGAATTGAGTTATGATTTGGTAACTCCTCCGCTGTCAGCGGAATATCAACTTTCTCAATGTATTCAGGACTGGCAAAAAAGTGCACCATCTCGGTGATCATATGCCGTGCGACCATCTCATTTTCATTAAATGCATCTTCGAGCATAAATGCTAAATCGATATTATTGCGGATCATATCTTGTGGCTCAGAGCTGACAATTATTTCAATCGTTAGCTGTGGATGCTGGTCCATAAATTCAAAGATTGCATGGGTAATATGGATAAGCTCGGGTATAGGAAAGATCAATATTCGCAAATGACCCGCAACCTCAGACTCTTGACCGGTAAGCTCCGACATCGTCTGCTCTAGGCTTGCTAACATAGAGGTGGTTTTGTCGTAAAAGTGGCTACCCGACGCCGTTAGTGTCATCGCCCTACTCTGACGATGGAACAACTTAACATTGAGTTCATCTTCTAATGTCTGTAACCGACGGCTTAACGTTGATTTAGGCAGGTTGAGTATATCTGCCGCCTCGACCAAACTACCCGTCTCAACAATGCGGTGAAACAGCGCTATATCTTCAGTTTTCATCAAAGCACCTTAAAAAAATTAACCAACCTTTTACTCGCCATTTTCAGTTTGCACACAAAAAATAGCGCAGATCAAGCTAAAACAGTTCCATTATATGGAACTCATGATTCCATATAATTCCGTTTTACTCAACACAAAGGGCTGTTATCTTAGCCAACTTAGTAATACATTCTGTCACAAAATATGGAACTCAGTTTATGAAACACTTGAAAACAGCCCTTTCACTTATCGTACTCTCTGCTTTATTATCGGGCTGCAGTGCTGAGTCCACAGAAATTGCCCCATCATCGATACGACCGGTGAAGCTACTTGAGATCACAGATGCTAATGCTAGCTCAGTACGAATATTCCCCGCTAAAGTTGCCGCTACCAAGCAAGCAGAGTTGGCTTTTAGATTGTCCGGTCACTTGGTGGAATTTTCGCTTTATGAAGGTGACTCCGTTAAAAAAGGCGCTGTGTTAGCCCGTCTAGACAGCCGTGATGCGCGTAACACCTTACTTAATCGTGAAGCCGATTATGAGCTTGCCAAAGCGGACTTTAAACGCAAAGGTGAGCTGCTGCGCCGTGAACTCATTTCACAAGCTGACTATGACTCCGCTGCAGCGCTATTAAAATCATCACAAGCCAACCTCGCCAGCGCACAAGATCAGCTCAGCTACACTGAATTAAAAGCACCATACGACGGTACTATCGCGAAGATCTCAATCGATAATTACCAGATGGTACAAGCGAACCAGTCAATTCTAGTATTGCAAAAAGACCACAATATCGACATCGTTATTCAAGTACCTGAATCGCTTGCTAGCAAAGTAACTCAATTCAACCCTAATGCAACGACACAACCTGCAGTACGTTTCGCTAATAACCCAGCCATTGCTTACCCTGTGCGTCTAAAAGAGCACGCCACTCAAGTAACACCTGGCACTCAAAGTTACGAAGTCGTGTTTAGCCTGCCACAACCGAGCGATATGACCGTCTTATCAGGGATGAGCGCCGAGTTGACCCTAGACATATCAGCCGAGATGGCGGTAACCATTCAAGCCGTATTACCCGCCAGCGCCATTATGAAGCGTGACCAAGATGGCCAACATGTAGTGTGGGCCTACGACGAAACCCAAGGCAAGGTAACCCAGCACGTAGTCACTCTCGGGAAAATCACCACCAATGGTATAGAAATTACTAACGGTATAAACGTGGGCGATCAGGTTGTCGTTGCCGGTGTGCAATACCTTTCAGAAGGTCTAACGGTTAAACCTTTACGCTGGCAGCGCGGCGTATAAGCCCGATAGTCCACCATTATCCCATTTGAATAGCGCCACTTTCTGACGCCCAATCGACGACTGCACCAGCACTAACAGCTGGCGCAGATTAAGCGACTGCGGCAGAAATGCCAGACACGTTTTACAAGAGGTTATCTCGATGAATTTTGCCGAATACTCCATTTCTCACAAAGTGATCAGCTGGATGTTTGCCTTGCTGTTGCTTGTGGGTGGCAGCATCTCCTTTTTCAGTTTAGGCCAACTGGAATTCCCAGAGTTTACGATTAAAAACGCCCTGGTAGTGACTAGCTACCCTGGCGCATCGCCACAACAGGTCGAAGAGGAGGTAACACTGCCGCTTGAAGATGCATTGCAGCAACTCGACGGCATTAAGCACATTACTTCAATCAACAGTGCAGGCCTTTCGCAAATTGAGATTGAAATGAATGAGAACTACGGCGCCGATGAACTGCCACAAATATGGGATGAAGTGCGCCGCAAAATAAACGACAAAGCCGTTTCGTTGCCGCAAGGTGTTATGGCGCCTAAGGTGATCGATGACTTTGGCGATGTTTATGGCATCTTGCTCAATGTTAGTGGCGACGGTTACAGCAGTCGTGAGTTGCAGAACTACGCCGACTTTTTAAGACGTGAACTGGTACTCGTTGATGGCATTAAAAAGGTCACCATCGCTGGGATCATTAACCAACAAGTGGTGGTTGAGATCTCTCAACAAAAGCTCAACGCGTTAGGCTTAGATCAAGACTATGTCTATAACCTTATCAACAGTCAGAATGTGGTCTCCAACGCTGGCAGTATGCTCGTTGGCGATAATCGTATTCGCATTCACCCTACTGGTGAGTTTGATAATGTACAGCAAATGGAGCGCTTACTGATTAGTCCGCCTAGCAGTGCCAAGCTTATCTATTTAGCTGACATTGCCAAGATCTACAAGGATAACCAAGAGACCCCCTCTAGCATCTACCATGCCGGTGGTAACACCGCTTTATCCATAGGTATCGCTTTTTCAAGCGGTGTTAACGTCGTCGATGTTGGGGCAGCCGTTAATGCGCGTATGAGCGAACTTAATAGTGAGCTACCGATCGGCATGTCACTCGATACTGTGTATGACCAAAGTAAGATGGTTGACGATACGGTGAGTGGTTTTCTCATTAACTTGGCCGAATCCATTGCCATCGTAATTGGTGTACTGCTTATCTTTATGGGGGTGCGCTCTGGGCTTTTGATGGGCCTAGTGTTGCTACTGACGATTCTTGGTACCTTTGTGGTGATGAATATTCTCAATATTGAGCTGCAGATCATCTCGCTTGGCGCACTGATCATTGCGCTGGGGATGCTGGTTGATAATGCCATTGTGGTTACCGAAGGCATATTAATTGGGATCAAGCGTGGCCAAACCCGCTTAGCGACCGCCAAGCAAGTGATCTCACAAACCCAGTGGCCGCTATTAGGCGCGACCATTATTGCGATCATCGCCTTCGCTCCTATCGGGCTATCGGATAACGCCACCGGTGAGTTTTGTGCATCGCTGTTTCAGGTACTGCTGATCTCACTGTTTATCAGCTGGATCACCGCCATGACGCTGACGCCTTTTTTCTGCAACATCATGTTTAAAGATGGCGTACCCAGTGAAGATGAAAATGATGACCCTTACAAGGGTTGGTTATTTCAGATTTACCGCCAGACCTTAAATGTGGCCATGCGTTTTCGTTCAGTAACACTGTTGTTGATAGTTGCGGCGCTGATTACTGCTATTGTGGGTTTTGGTCATGTGAAAAATGTGTTCTTTCCGGCTTCAAACACGCCGATGTTTTTTGTTGATGTATGGATGCCAGAAGGCTCTGATATCAAAGCCACCGAAAGATTATTAGGCCGGATTGAAACTGACTTACTTGAGCAGCAAGCAGTCCACAATATAGGTTTAGTCAACCTAACCACTGTTGTAGGCCAAGGCGCACAGCGCTTTGTATTGTCATACGTACCAGAAAAAGGCTATAGCGCCTACGGGCAGTTATTGATTGAGATGACAGATCTCAACAGCCTCAACGACTACATGCGTAAACTCGAAACCCAGCTAAGCCTTAGGTATCCAGAAGCGGAATACCGTTTCAAATATATGGAAAATGGCCCAAGCCCGGCCGCAAAAATTGAAGCTCGCTTTTTTGGTGAAGATCCACAAGTTTTACGTCAACTAGCCGCCCAAGCAGCACAGATCCTAAAGCTCGAACCGACTGCAGTTGGAGTGCGACACAGCTGGCGAAATCAAACCACACTTGTAAGGCCTCAGCTCGCTTTAGCGCAAGCCAGAGAAACCGGCATTAGCAAGCAAGACTTGGATAACGCCTTACTGACTAATTTCAGCGGCAAACAGATTGGCACTTACCGCGAAAATAGTCACCTAATGCCTATTATTGCCCGAGCACCAGCCAGTGAGCGACTCGACGCGGAGAGCATCTGGAAGCTGCAGATCTGGAGCAGCGAGAACAACACCTTTGTGCCTGTCACGCAGGTGGTGTCGGACTTTGATACTGAATGGGAAGACCCACTGATTATGCGCCGCGATCGTAAGCGAGTGATCTCAGTGCTGGCCGATCCAGTTAATGGCACTGATGAAACTGCCGATTCTGTTTTTAGAAAGGTTAAAGCCGATATCGAAGCCATCTCACTGCCTAGAGGCTACGAGTTTGAATGGGGTGGTGAGTATGAAACTTCGCTAGAGGCGCAAGAGTCAGTATTTAGCTCAATCCCTTTGGGTTATCTCGGTATGTTTTTGATTACAGTGCTGCTGTTTAACTCAGTAAGACAACCTTTGGTGATCTGGTTTACAGTGCCACTGGCCATTATTGGTGTGGTAGCTGGCTTACTGTTATTTGATGCTCCCTTTAGCTTTATGGCGCTACTAGGCTTATTAAGTCTAACTGGCATGATCATTAAAAATGGCATTGTCTTGGTCGATCAAATCAACCTAGAACTTAGTGAAGGCAAAGATGCTTATCGAGCCGTTGTAGACTCCGCAGTCAGCCGAGTACGACCGGTATTAATGGCGGCGATAACGACGATGCTGGGGATGATACCGCTGCTAAGCGATGCTTTTTTTGGCTCTATGGCCATTACCATCATCTTCGGTTTAGGCTTTGCGTCAGTGTTAACACTCATCGTACTGCCGGTGACTTATACATTAATGTTCCGTATTCCTTATCCAACCAAGCAACAGAGATAAGGGGGTCATCACGGATTAAATAACCCAATAGAACGATAACGCTAGTGTTATAAAAAATGCTTCCCGGCAGTTCAGGCCCAACACAGTAATGTGTTGGGCCTGAATACTTTTATCGACTTAATGGAGGATCCATTCAGCCACTTGATTAACAAAATTTTATGAGTAATCAGTAACCGAGGCTGTTAATGTAACCACTTGCTCCATTGACGGCTGCCCCTATGAAACACTCCGTATCCAATCATCACGGTCTTTCAGTTAGATTAACCACTACGCTATTGTGCAGCAGCTTACTGTCGTTCTCGGTGTTAGCTAACTGCGACGCCCCTATTGCGCAGCAAGAGCGTGAGATTGGCGCGATGGTGCAGGCCATCGATAGAGCGATTGCTGCTCCACAAACTAACTCCCTCGAAATAATCTACCAATATGGTACTGACTCGCGTTATTACGTGATGATAAGAGGCTGGTTAGTGCAAGAATTGGCAGGGGTTAATAGCCAACTTGAAGCCTATAAACAGCAAGATGAACCGCGTCGAGTACTTGAACAAAAGGTGAGTTTTTTGCAGCAAGCTATTCGTCGTATCGATCTTGAATAAACGCGATTAGCCTGTAGCAGATGAGCACATATTTATCCAGGGACATACCATGAAGACTTCAGTAAAAGCAGCCTTACTATCGGCATTTATTTGTCCTGGCGCGGGGCATTTCTATTTAAAGCAGCGAGGGGTTGGCAATCTCATTCTCGTCACCGCTATCGCCTCTTTATCCTACTTGTGCTGGCATGCTTACCAGCGTGCACAGCTAATCTCCGGGCAGATCCTTAATGGTGAAATCCCCTTGCAACTTGATGCCATATACAGCGCTGTCACCCAAGCGCCTGTGGGTAATGAAGCAGTTTGGATTAACT
The Shewanella sp. KX20019 DNA segment above includes these coding regions:
- a CDS encoding MATE family efflux transporter codes for the protein MKDRHGLLTQPIGRVLLNMSLPNLIGILTILGFSLVDTFFISQLGTESLAAISFTFPVTLIISSIAIGIGAGVSTNLGRLIGGGHADKAKVFLHDALLLTFCITAFISLLGSLCINPLFSLLGANQSSLPLIHDYMFTWYLGAPLLVLLMVGNQGLRATGDTHSPAKIMMLAALINLILDPLLIFGIGPFPRLEIQGAAIASVISWIVALSLSTHLLIFKRHLVEFAEFNLARIKCNWRQLAHIAQPATLMNLLNPVANAMIMAMLARIDHSAVAAFGAGTRLESVMLIVVMALSSSLVPFVAQNLGAGQTARARDALLLSLKFVLIFQTLLYLPLLFLAEPLALLFSSDPLVVEWLSFYILVLPAAYGPLGIVILVATSLNAYHRPMSSLTLNVCRLFLIMLPLAALGSYLGGVKGLLLALPVTNALMGLACYILARRISEPEHAPIAH
- a CDS encoding LysR family transcriptional regulator; its protein translation is MKTEDIALFHRIVETGSLVEAADILNLPKSTLSRRLQTLEDELNVKLFHRQSRAMTLTASGSHFYDKTTSMLASLEQTMSELTGQESEVAGHLRILIFPIPELIHITHAIFEFMDQHPQLTIEIIVSSEPQDMIRNNIDLAFMLEDAFNENEMVARHMITEMVHFFASPEYIEKVDIPLTAEELPNHNSILFRYPNGRIFNEVPFGNDRTLSVKGNLCVNSLDTCLEATLMGRGISMMPLAFAQEYVDSGKLRMLFEDVEPYEGKCFLVYPSRRFISLASQRFIDFMMKVMEDCIKNGDCDREVRVRGSIKSMT
- a CDS encoding Qnr family pentapeptide repeat protein, which translates into the protein MQASKQIFTNEDFSEQDLQDAQFEHCEFHHCSFNHADLTDASFSHCKFVVQGEDEGCDFSYATLVSASFKHCNLSMSLFKGARCYGIEMRECNLQGCDFSRASFANYITAKSYFCSAYITACNLAYADLHSALLEECELFDNRWRGANLIGASMKGSDLSGGEFSSEQWGAFELKGCNLTRIEFEGLDLRRVPLEGVIINQWQQEQLLAPLGVIITAD
- a CDS encoding co-chaperone GroES, which translates into the protein MNIRPLHDRVIVKRSEVESKSAGGIVLTGSAAEQSTRGEVLAVGNGRILENGSVMALDVKVGDIVIFNEGYGVKKEKIDGEEVLILSESDLMAVVG
- a CDS encoding efflux RND transporter permease subunit, translating into MNFAEYSISHKVISWMFALLLLVGGSISFFSLGQLEFPEFTIKNALVVTSYPGASPQQVEEEVTLPLEDALQQLDGIKHITSINSAGLSQIEIEMNENYGADELPQIWDEVRRKINDKAVSLPQGVMAPKVIDDFGDVYGILLNVSGDGYSSRELQNYADFLRRELVLVDGIKKVTIAGIINQQVVVEISQQKLNALGLDQDYVYNLINSQNVVSNAGSMLVGDNRIRIHPTGEFDNVQQMERLLISPPSSAKLIYLADIAKIYKDNQETPSSIYHAGGNTALSIGIAFSSGVNVVDVGAAVNARMSELNSELPIGMSLDTVYDQSKMVDDTVSGFLINLAESIAIVIGVLLIFMGVRSGLLMGLVLLLTILGTFVVMNILNIELQIISLGALIIALGMLVDNAIVVTEGILIGIKRGQTRLATAKQVISQTQWPLLGATIIAIIAFAPIGLSDNATGEFCASLFQVLLISLFISWITAMTLTPFFCNIMFKDGVPSEDENDDPYKGWLFQIYRQTLNVAMRFRSVTLLLIVAALITAIVGFGHVKNVFFPASNTPMFFVDVWMPEGSDIKATERLLGRIETDLLEQQAVHNIGLVNLTTVVGQGAQRFVLSYVPEKGYSAYGQLLIEMTDLNSLNDYMRKLETQLSLRYPEAEYRFKYMENGPSPAAKIEARFFGEDPQVLRQLAAQAAQILKLEPTAVGVRHSWRNQTTLVRPQLALAQARETGISKQDLDNALLTNFSGKQIGTYRENSHLMPIIARAPASERLDAESIWKLQIWSSENNTFVPVTQVVSDFDTEWEDPLIMRRDRKRVISVLADPVNGTDETADSVFRKVKADIEAISLPRGYEFEWGGEYETSLEAQESVFSSIPLGYLGMFLITVLLFNSVRQPLVIWFTVPLAIIGVVAGLLLFDAPFSFMALLGLLSLTGMIIKNGIVLVDQINLELSEGKDAYRAVVDSAVSRVRPVLMAAITTMLGMIPLLSDAFFGSMAITIIFGLGFASVLTLIVLPVTYTLMFRIPYPTKQQR
- the groL gene encoding chaperonin GroEL (60 kDa chaperone family; promotes refolding of misfolded polypeptides especially under stressful conditions; forms two stacked rings of heptamers to form a barrel-shaped 14mer; ends can be capped by GroES; misfolded proteins enter the barrel where they are refolded when GroES binds), with protein sequence MSAKEVLFGNDARVKMLAGVNILANAVKVTLGPKGRNVVLDKSFGAPLITKDGVSVAREIELTDKFENMGAQMVKEVASKANDAAGDGTTTATVLAQSIVTEGLKAVAAGMNPMDLKRGIDKAVIAAVAELKNLSQECSDTTAIAQVGTISANSDETIGEIIATAMERVGKEGVITVEEGQALENELDVVEGMQFDRGYLSPYFINKPEMGSVELETPFILLVDKKVSNIRELLPILEGLAKTGKPLLIVAEDVEGEALATLVVNNMRGIVKVAAVKAPGFGDRRKAMLQDIAILTGGTVIAEEIGLELEKATLEDLGTAKRVIITKDDTTIIDGNGEEVQIKARVAQIKIQAEESTSDYDKEKLQERMAKLAGGVAVIKVGAATEVEMKEKKARVEDALHATRAAVEEGVVAGGGVALVRVASKIGDVAVINEDQKHGVVIALRAMEAPLRQIAANAGEEGSVVANNVKNGTGNYGYNAGNDTYGDMLEMGILDPTKVTRSALQFASSIAGLMITTEAMVGEIPQEAAGAPDMGGMGGMGGMGGMGGMM
- a CDS encoding efflux RND transporter periplasmic adaptor subunit gives rise to the protein MKHLKTALSLIVLSALLSGCSAESTEIAPSSIRPVKLLEITDANASSVRIFPAKVAATKQAELAFRLSGHLVEFSLYEGDSVKKGAVLARLDSRDARNTLLNREADYELAKADFKRKGELLRRELISQADYDSAAALLKSSQANLASAQDQLSYTELKAPYDGTIAKISIDNYQMVQANQSILVLQKDHNIDIVIQVPESLASKVTQFNPNATTQPAVRFANNPAIAYPVRLKEHATQVTPGTQSYEVVFSLPQPSDMTVLSGMSAELTLDISAEMAVTIQAVLPASAIMKRDQDGQHVVWAYDETQGKVTQHVVTLGKITTNGIEITNGINVGDQVVVAGVQYLSEGLTVKPLRWQRGV